A window of the Lolium perenne isolate Kyuss_39 chromosome 7, Kyuss_2.0, whole genome shotgun sequence genome harbors these coding sequences:
- the LOC127313760 gene encoding GDP-mannose 4,6 dehydratase 1: MANSSTMNSNGAGAEEVPSVPRSLAPPRKVALVTGITGQDGSYLTELLLSKGYEVHGLMRRSSNFNTQRLEHIYHDPHATPSAQRPPMRLHYADLSDSSSLRRALDLVLPDEVYNLAAQSHVAVSYEIPDYTADVVATGALRLLEAVRLSAKPMRYYQAGSSEMFGSTPPPQSETTPFHPRSPYAAAKVAAHWYTVNYREAYGLFACNGVLFNHESPRRGENFVTRKITRAVGRIKVGLQTKVFLGNLSAGRDWGFAGDYVEAMWLMLQQDKPADYVVATEECHTVEEFLQAAFGYAGLDWKDHVVIDKKYFRPAEVDSLRGDASKSRKELGWKPKVGFQQLVEMMVDNDIELAKQEKVLVDAGYRDPKQQA, translated from the coding sequence ATGGCGAACTCTTCCACGATGAACTCTAACGGCGCCGGAGCAGAGGAGGTCCCCTCGGTGCCACGTTCCCTGGCACCGCCGCGGAAGGTGGCGCTGGTGACTGGCATCACGGGGCAGGACGGGAGCTACCTTACTGAGCTGCTCCTCTCCAAGGGCTACGAGGTGCATGGGCTCATGCGCCGCTCCTCCAACTTCAACACCCAGCGCCTCGAGCACATCTACCACGACCCGCACGCCACCCCCTCCGCGCAGCGTCCTCCCATGCGCCTCCACTACGCCGACCTCTCCGACTCCTCCTCCCTCCGCCGCGCGCTCGACCTCGTCCTCCCCGACGAGGTCTACAACCTCGCCGCGCAGTCCCACGTCGCCGTCTCCTACGAGATCCCGGACTACACCGCCGACGTCGTCGCCACCGGCGCTCTACGCCTCCTCGAGGCTGTCCGCCTCTCCGCCAAGCCCATGCGCTACTACCAGGCCGGGTCATCCGAGATGTTCGGCTCCACCCCGCCGCCGCAGAgtgagaccacgcccttccacccaCGCTCCCCCTATGCCGCCGCCAAGGTCGCCGCTCACTGGTACACCGTCAACTACCGCGAGGCTTACGGCCTCTTCGCATGCAACGGGGTGCTCTTCAACCATGAGTCCCCCCGCCGCGGCGAGAACTTCGTCACCCGCAAGATCACCCGTGCTGTCGGCCGTATCAAGGTCGGACTCCAGACCAAGGTCTTCCTCGGCAACCTCTCCGCCGGCAGGGACTGGGGTTTCGCCGGAGATTACGTCGAGGCAATGTGGCTCATGCTGCAGCAGGACAAGCCCGCTGACTACGTTGTGGCCACGGAAGAGTGCCACACTGTGGAGGAGTTCTTGCAGGCTGCTTTTGGGTATGCTGGGCTGGACTGGAAGGATCATGTGGTCATTGACAAGAAGTACTTTCGCCCTGCGGAGGTTGACAGCCTTCGAGGAGATGCATCCAAGTCCAGGAAAGAGCTTGGGTGGAAGCCCAAGGTTGGATTCCAGCAGCTAGTCGAGATGATGGTCGACAACGACATTGAGCTCGCCAAGCAGGAGAAGGTCCTCGTGGATGCTGGGTACCGTGACCCCAAGCAGCAGGCATAG
- the LOC127311393 gene encoding probable ribosome-binding factor A, chloroplastic: protein MFPCRPLVSPPLPRALAAAAPVSLRRLPSAALSLRVVRCMAKERRVRMVAKQIQRELADMLTRDPVMQRAVLPEAALGADRYLSSLTTIADVELSNDLQVCKVYVSVFGDERGKKVAMAGLKDKTKYVRSQIGKRMKLRLTPEIRFIEDESMERGSRILTILDKLKEEREQREGNDVEEDGEASDLAEEEDGDWDGDEPDEEDIIYVK, encoded by the exons ATGTTCCCGTGTCGCCCACTGGTGTCCCCACCGCTGCCGCGCGCCCTCGCGGCCGCGGCGCCCGTATCCCTGCGGCGTCTGCCGTCGGCGGCGCTGTCGCTGCGTGTGGTGCGGTGCATGGCCAAGGAGCGGAGGGTGCGGATGGTGGCGAAGCAGATCCAGCGGGAGCTCGCCGACATGCTGACCCGCGACCCCGTCATGCAGCGCGCCGTCCTCCCCGAGGCCGCCCTCGGCGCCGACCGCTACCTCTCCTccctcaccaccatcgccgacgtCGAGCTCTCCAACGATCTGCAG gtcTGCAAGGTGTATGTGTCCGTGTTTGGGGACGAGAGGGGCAAGAAGGTCGCCATGGCTGGACTCAAGGACAAGACCAAGTATGTCAGGAGCCAGATAGGCAAGCGGATGAAGCTGCGTCTCACGCCTGAGATACGCTTCATCGAAGACGAGTCCATGGAGCGTGGAAGCAGG ATTCTTACTATACTGGACAAACTAAAGGAGGAAAGGGAGCAGCGAGAAGGAAATGATGTAGAGGAAGATGGAGAGGCTTCAGATCTAGCAGAAGAAGAAGATGGTGACTGGGATGGAGATGAGCCAGATGAGGAGGACATAATTTACGTAAAATAG